In one window of Romboutsia hominis DNA:
- a CDS encoding PTS lactose/cellobiose transporter subunit IIA, with protein sequence MSTEMQIMELISTAGDSKAKAFEALKKVKEKDFEGARALINEARKIDIEAHRIQTELITQDLNEDVESPAMSLLMVHAQDHYMTSQLAKDLIEALIEVFDK encoded by the coding sequence ATGTCAACAGAAATGCAAATAATGGAGCTTATATCAACAGCAGGTGACAGTAAAGCAAAAGCTTTTGAAGCTTTAAAAAAGGTTAAGGAAAAGGATTTTGAGGGGGCAAGAGCATTAATAAATGAAGCTCGTAAAATAGATATTGAAGCTCACAGAATACAAACAGAATTAATCACTCAAGATTTAAATGAAGATGTTGAAAGTCCAGCAATGAGTCTTTTAATGGTTCATGCTCAAGACCACTATATGACTTCTCAATTAGCAAAAGATTTAATAGAAGCTTTAATAGAAGTTTTTGATAAGTAG
- a CDS encoding PTS sugar transporter subunit IIB: MKILLCCAGGFSTNMLMQNMKKVVKESAKLDENDFEFTAIPADSIESQVDEWDIVLIGPQISHKLDFLKGILDPKNKPYAVIDKDVYGKMDGATVMKLALVTYKKHQLAQG; the protein is encoded by the coding sequence ATGAAAATATTATTATGCTGTGCAGGTGGATTCTCTACAAATATGTTAATGCAAAATATGAAGAAGGTAGTAAAAGAAAGTGCTAAACTTGATGAAAACGATTTCGAATTTACAGCGATACCAGCAGATTCAATAGAAAGTCAAGTTGATGAGTGGGATATAGTACTTATAGGACCTCAAATATCTCATAAGTTAGACTTCTTAAAAGGAATATTAGATCCAAAAAATAAACCTTATGCAGTAATAGATAAAGATGTTTATGGAAAAATGGATGGAGCTACAGTTATGAAGTTAGCTTTAGTAACTTATAAAAAACATCAATTAGCTCAAGGATAA
- a CDS encoding PTS sugar transporter subunit IIC: MFAKFEAFMNRVFMPLAHKVDNQRHLGAIKAGMVAMTPFTILGSIFAILPALPNMLGKSNPISQFILKNAAVLDLPVSLSIGLIGLYACMCIAFNLGNYYKLYIPGCVTLATFSFLFLVATFTPDGALELGNLGAKGLFTGMIAGLGSVELYNFCKKKNITIRMPEGVPDFVSKSFELIPTTIIVCGTFIAARFISLAVFGELPPQILTQFLSPLVGSMDNPWAVLALNFAICTIFFFGIHSSVFKPLTGPIMVTFIAENIAAMQAGEAIPHFFTGGVSSAFFGFTGCGISIGCVVACMLSKNQTYKKIGRVSLFPALFGINEPILFGAPIILNPIMFIPHVFGGAIIGTLPMFLMHWGWLAKPVFDPPYVGVFLEGFLTNGDWRSIVVNALQLVLAVALYWPFFKIMERQQEAKEQEEAKNAAKNIFSKEDEDLLGDLELDF, from the coding sequence ATGTTTGCTAAGTTTGAAGCGTTTATGAATCGAGTATTTATGCCTTTAGCTCACAAGGTTGACAATCAACGTCACCTTGGGGCTATAAAAGCTGGTATGGTTGCTATGACGCCATTCACAATACTGGGGAGTATATTTGCAATACTTCCAGCACTTCCAAATATGCTTGGAAAAAGCAATCCAATAAGTCAATTTATATTAAAAAATGCAGCAGTATTAGATTTACCAGTAAGTCTTTCTATAGGATTAATAGGATTATATGCCTGTATGTGTATTGCCTTTAACTTAGGTAATTATTATAAATTATATATACCAGGTTGTGTTACACTTGCAACTTTCTCATTTTTATTCTTAGTAGCAACTTTTACACCAGATGGTGCATTAGAATTAGGAAACCTAGGTGCTAAAGGTCTATTTACAGGTATGATAGCAGGTCTTGGATCTGTAGAGTTATATAACTTCTGTAAGAAAAAGAATATTACAATAAGAATGCCAGAAGGGGTACCAGATTTTGTATCTAAATCTTTTGAATTAATACCAACTACTATTATAGTTTGTGGTACTTTCATAGCAGCTCGTTTTATTTCATTAGCTGTATTTGGAGAATTACCTCCACAAATACTTACTCAATTCCTATCTCCGTTAGTAGGAAGTATGGATAATCCATGGGCAGTTCTTGCACTTAACTTTGCTATATGTACTATATTCTTCTTTGGTATACACTCATCAGTATTTAAGCCTTTAACAGGACCTATAATGGTTACATTTATAGCTGAAAATATAGCAGCAATGCAAGCAGGAGAAGCAATACCTCACTTCTTTACAGGAGGGGTTTCAAGTGCATTCTTCGGATTTACAGGTTGTGGTATTAGTATAGGATGTGTAGTAGCTTGTATGTTATCTAAAAACCAAACTTATAAGAAGATAGGACGTGTATCATTATTCCCAGCATTATTTGGAATAAATGAACCAATATTATTTGGTGCTCCAATAATATTAAACCCAATAATGTTTATACCACATGTATTTGGTGGAGCTATAATAGGTACATTGCCAATGTTTCTTATGCACTGGGGATGGCTAGCAAAACCAGTATTTGACCCTCCATATGTAGGAGTATTCTTAGAAGGATTCTTAACTAATGGAGATTGGCGTTCTATAGTAGTTAATGCTTTACAATTAGTACTAGCAGTTGCGCTATATTGGCCATTCTTCAAGATAATGGAACGTCAACAAGAAGCTAAGGAACAAGAAGAAGCTAAAAATGCAGCTAAGAATATATTCTCTAAAGAAGACGAAGATTTATTAGGAGATTTAGAATTAGATTTCTAA
- a CDS encoding M24 family metallopeptidase, protein MDNRVKKIIDLIEERGVDALLIKGKNNKRYIGALTGSGVYVLITKEQKYQILDGRYTDEADKKTSGFIKRVVSQGSYIENIIELLEEMNIKNIAIESQTMSIQEYILLDKAGFNINLITNELGKVRAVKSKEEIELIKKACEITDEVFSEVISEIKEGMTELEVSALLQYHALKKGASDMSFEPIVVSGERGAMPHGRPTTKKLKKNEAITIDFGVVYQGYQSDMTRTISIGKPPKIIQEIYDVVLKAQLSAIESIKEGMKASDVDKIARQIIENHGFGDYFNHGLGHGIGLGDGEVPTLNPRSDDILTEGMVMSCEPGIYIPDVGGVRIEDDIVIIDGKGISLNKTSKDFIILGE, encoded by the coding sequence ATGGATAATAGAGTAAAAAAAATAATAGATTTAATTGAAGAAAGAGGCGTTGACGCTCTTTTAATTAAAGGAAAAAATAATAAAAGATATATAGGAGCATTAACCGGTAGCGGTGTTTATGTGCTTATCACAAAAGAACAAAAATATCAAATTCTAGATGGTAGATATACTGATGAAGCAGATAAGAAAACATCTGGATTTATAAAAAGGGTTGTATCTCAGGGATCTTATATAGAAAATATAATTGAATTGTTAGAAGAAATGAATATAAAAAATATAGCAATAGAAAGCCAAACTATGAGTATACAAGAGTATATTTTATTAGATAAGGCAGGTTTTAATATTAACTTAATAACTAACGAATTAGGTAAAGTAAGAGCTGTAAAATCTAAAGAGGAAATTGAGCTTATTAAAAAAGCTTGTGAGATTACAGATGAAGTATTTAGTGAGGTCATATCTGAAATAAAAGAAGGTATGACTGAACTAGAAGTTTCAGCCCTACTTCAATATCATGCACTTAAAAAGGGTGCAAGTGACATGTCATTTGAACCAATAGTAGTATCTGGTGAAAGGGGAGCAATGCCACACGGAAGACCTACAACTAAAAAATTAAAGAAAAATGAAGCTATAACAATAGATTTTGGTGTTGTTTACCAAGGATATCAATCTGATATGACTCGTACAATATCTATAGGTAAGCCACCTAAAATTATTCAAGAAATATATGATGTAGTTTTAAAAGCACAACTATCGGCAATAGAGTCAATTAAAGAAGGTATGAAAGCTAGTGATGTTGATAAAATTGCTAGACAAATTATAGAGAATCATGGATTTGGTGATTATTTTAACCATGGATTAGGTCATGGAATAGGTCTTGGTGATGGAGAAGTGCCAACACTAAACCCAAGAAGTGATGATATTCTAACAGAAGGTATGGTAATGTCCTGCGAGCCAGGTATTTATATTCCAGATGTAGGGGGAGTTAGAATAGAAGATGATATTGTCATAATCGATGGTAAAGGTATTTCACTTAATAAGACATCTAAGGACTTTATAATATTAGGAGAGTAA
- a CDS encoding MalY/PatB family protein: MKYNFDKVLNRKEGNCRKWSNSAIQEKFGLDEDAIPMDLADIDFECAPAIKEAITKRASVGDYSYTFIGDDFYEAVINWNKRRFDVHIEKEWIKLTFGTVSTLHYIVQAYTKEGEGVLINTPAYDPFAEAVVNNNRKLYCSPLKLENNRYYLDFEDMENQMKSGDIKVFIFCSPQNPSGRIWTKEELYQVSELCLKYNVLLVSDEIHRDVVFKGHTFISLWNAHPEIYKNSIICVSPNKGFNLGGLKTSYVVIRDAKVRETLLERLKSNSITSPNVFAIPAIVAAYNESEEWLDEMRDYVESNFEIVYDFFEKYMPKAKVMKSDSSFLAWIDVREVFKDEEESKEFFRSANLTMVVGSYFVKDGEGFIRLNIGCPKETLNEALNRIKETYISMYCQKA; encoded by the coding sequence ATGAAATATAATTTTGACAAAGTGTTAAATCGTAAAGAAGGTAATTGTAGAAAATGGAGCAATAGTGCAATTCAAGAAAAATTCGGATTAGATGAAGATGCAATTCCTATGGATTTAGCTGATATTGATTTTGAGTGTGCTCCAGCTATAAAAGAAGCTATTACAAAAAGAGCATCTGTGGGAGATTATAGTTATACCTTTATAGGAGATGACTTCTATGAAGCCGTGATAAATTGGAACAAAAGAAGATTTGATGTTCATATAGAAAAAGAGTGGATAAAATTAACTTTCGGAACAGTTTCAACTCTTCATTATATAGTTCAAGCGTATACTAAAGAAGGAGAAGGAGTATTAATAAATACACCTGCTTATGATCCTTTTGCAGAAGCTGTAGTAAATAACAATAGAAAGTTATATTGTAGCCCATTAAAGCTAGAAAATAATAGATATTATCTTGACTTTGAAGATATGGAAAATCAAATGAAGTCTGGTGATATAAAAGTATTTATATTCTGCAGTCCACAGAATCCATCAGGCCGTATATGGACAAAAGAAGAACTATATCAAGTGTCAGAATTATGCTTGAAGTATAATGTACTTTTAGTAAGTGATGAAATTCATAGAGACGTAGTATTTAAAGGTCATACATTTATATCTTTATGGAATGCTCATCCAGAAATTTATAAAAATAGTATAATATGTGTATCTCCTAACAAAGGATTTAACTTAGGTGGGCTAAAAACATCTTATGTAGTAATAAGAGATGCTAAGGTTAGAGAAACTTTATTGGAAAGACTAAAAAGTAACTCAATAACTTCTCCAAATGTATTTGCTATTCCAGCCATTGTTGCAGCATACAACGAAAGTGAAGAATGGTTAGATGAGATGAGAGATTATGTAGAAAGTAATTTCGAAATAGTTTATGACTTCTTTGAGAAATATATGCCAAAAGCAAAAGTTATGAAGTCTGACTCTTCTTTCTTAGCATGGATAGATGTAAGAGAAGTATTTAAGGATGAAGAAGAGTCTAAAGAATTCTTTAGAAGTGCAAATTTAACTATGGTAGTTGGAAGTTATTTTGTAAAAGATGGAGAAGGATTTATTCGTCTTAATATAGGATGCCCTAAAGAAACATTAAATGAAGCTCTAAATAGAATAAAAGAAACTTATATAAGTATGTATTGTCAAAAAGCTTAA
- a CDS encoding helix-turn-helix domain-containing protein has translation MGINLIEYLNMKKIAGAKPLSMDIDKSINSISLYLRFENCGYLIRVFKKLEGITPKEFRYI, from the coding sequence ATGGGAATTAATCTTATCGAATATTTAAATATGAAAAAGATAGCAGGGGCAAAACCACTGTCAATGGATATAGACAAATCAATAAATAGTATTTCTTTATATTTAAGGTTTGAAAATTGTGGCTACCTTATAAGGGTATTTAAAAAGTTAGAGGGAATAACGCCAAAAGAATTTAGATATATATAA
- a CDS encoding iron-containing alcohol dehydrogenase, whose translation MGRMYDYLVPSVNFMGPGCLKVIGERAKMLGGKKVLIVTDKFLRNQENGAVEQTIKYLTEAGLEVVIYDGTEPNPKDTNVADGLKVFKDENCDMIITVGGGSSHDCGKGIGIAATHEGDLYEYAGIETLTNALPPILAVNTTAGTGSEVTRHCVITNTKTKVKYVIVSWRNLPLVSFNDPELMVGKPAGLTAATGMDALTHAVEAYVSKDANPVTDASAIQSIKLISNNLRQAVAMGENLEARTNMAYASLLAGMAFNNANLGYVHAMAHQLGGLYDMPHGVANAMLLPHVCKYNIISNPQKFADIAEFMGENIDGLSVHEAAEKAIDAMFRLSKDIGIPTSLKEMGIKEEDFEYMAEMALKDGNAFSNPRKGNKQDIINIFKAAY comes from the coding sequence ATGGGCAGAATGTATGATTATTTAGTACCAAGTGTCAACTTTATGGGACCAGGATGTTTAAAAGTTATTGGCGAAAGGGCTAAAATGTTAGGCGGGAAAAAGGTTTTAATAGTTACAGATAAATTCTTAAGAAACCAAGAAAATGGAGCAGTTGAACAAACTATAAAATATTTAACAGAAGCAGGTCTTGAAGTTGTTATATACGATGGAACTGAACCAAATCCAAAAGATACAAATGTAGCTGATGGTTTAAAAGTTTTCAAAGATGAAAACTGTGATATGATAATTACAGTAGGTGGAGGTTCTTCTCATGACTGTGGTAAAGGTATAGGTATAGCTGCAACTCATGAAGGTGATTTATATGAATATGCAGGTATAGAAACTTTAACTAATGCACTACCACCAATATTAGCAGTAAACACAACAGCAGGAACTGGAAGTGAAGTTACTAGACACTGTGTTATAACTAATACAAAGACAAAAGTAAAATATGTTATAGTAAGTTGGAGAAACTTACCATTAGTATCTTTTAATGATCCAGAATTAATGGTTGGAAAACCAGCAGGACTTACTGCAGCTACAGGAATGGATGCTTTAACTCATGCAGTAGAAGCATATGTTTCTAAAGATGCTAACCCTGTAACAGATGCTTCTGCCATACAATCAATAAAATTAATATCTAATAACTTAAGACAAGCAGTTGCTATGGGTGAGAATTTAGAAGCTAGAACAAATATGGCTTATGCATCATTATTAGCTGGTATGGCATTTAATAATGCTAACTTAGGTTATGTTCATGCTATGGCTCACCAATTAGGTGGATTATATGATATGCCACATGGTGTTGCTAATGCAATGTTATTACCTCATGTTTGTAAGTATAATATAATATCTAATCCACAAAAATTCGCTGATATAGCTGAATTTATGGGAGAAAACATAGATGGTTTATCAGTTCATGAAGCAGCTGAAAAAGCAATAGATGCAATGTTTAGATTATCTAAAGATATAGGTATACCAACTTCACTAAAAGAAATGGGAATAAAAGAAGAAGATTTTGAATATATGGCTGAAATGGCTCTTAAAGATGGAAATGCATTTAGTAATCCTAGAAAAGGTAACAAACAAGATATAATAAATATATTTAAAGCAGCATATTAA
- a CDS encoding response regulator transcription factor, translated as MKKIIIVEDEEKIRMELKNFLLKYKYDVVCLTKFENIIEDILKLNGHLILLDINLPIYDGYYICREIRKKSDIPIIVVTSKDTEMDELMSMNLGADDFITKPYNTQILLARINSILKRTYKESNTDILLYKELALDLSKDIAIFENQEVDLTKNEFRILNCLMKNKGKIVSRGDLMDYLWDLDLFIDDNTLTVNINRLRKKLSEIGCSGYIETKRGRGYIMP; from the coding sequence ATGAAGAAAATTATTATAGTAGAAGATGAAGAAAAAATTAGAATGGAGCTAAAAAACTTCTTATTAAAATATAAATATGACGTTGTATGCTTAACAAAATTTGAAAATATTATAGAAGATATTTTAAAGTTGAATGGACATCTAATTTTATTAGATATAAATTTACCTATATATGATGGGTATTATATTTGTAGAGAAATAAGAAAAAAATCTGATATACCTATAATTGTAGTAACGAGTAAAGATACAGAAATGGATGAGCTTATGAGTATGAATTTAGGAGCAGATGATTTTATAACAAAGCCGTATAATACTCAAATTTTATTAGCACGAATAAATTCTATTTTAAAAAGAACATATAAAGAATCTAATACAGATATACTTTTATATAAAGAGTTGGCATTGGATTTATCTAAAGATATTGCTATATTTGAAAATCAAGAAGTAGACTTAACTAAAAATGAATTTAGAATACTAAATTGTTTAATGAAAAATAAGGGAAAGATAGTATCAAGAGGAGATTTAATGGATTATTTATGGGACTTAGATTTATTTATAGATGATAATACTCTAACTGTTAATATAAATAGGCTTAGAAAGAAATTAAGTGAAATTGGATGTAGTGGATATATAGAAACTAAAAGGGGGAGAGGCTATATAATGCCGTAA
- a CDS encoding sensor histidine kinase — protein sequence MNIKDYLKDRNLAILLNFIFFAFVIFILKASQVERVTIIFTAMLWIVLSSIEIFYGYFKKKSYYDQVINSLNELDKKYLLPVVIKRPSFCEGKILYDVLSITDKSMNEEVNKYKFNQEEYREYLDLWVHEIKTPIAASKLVIENNKNEHTLSILEEIEKVEGFIEQALYYSKSNEIEIDYIIKETDLRKCINNTIKRNKNLIREKKICIDIQDFREIVYCDAKWMEFILNQIIVNAIKYIGDKIINKKLEKELPKISIYTKLKDNSLELYIKDNGIGIDKKDLKKVFNKGFTGINGRKLKKSTGMRLYISKRLAQKMYLGLDIYSVVNKETTVKITFPKSNMIQI from the coding sequence ATGAATATAAAAGATTATTTAAAAGATAGAAACTTAGCTATATTATTAAATTTTATATTTTTTGCTTTTGTAATTTTTATACTAAAAGCATCTCAAGTTGAAAGAGTAACAATAATTTTTACAGCAATGCTTTGGATAGTTTTAAGTAGTATAGAAATTTTTTATGGATATTTTAAAAAGAAAAGTTACTACGATCAAGTAATAAATTCCTTAAATGAACTAGACAAAAAGTATTTACTACCAGTAGTTATAAAAAGACCATCTTTTTGCGAAGGAAAAATTTTATATGATGTACTTAGCATTACAGATAAATCTATGAATGAAGAAGTCAATAAATATAAATTTAATCAAGAAGAATACAGAGAGTACCTTGATTTGTGGGTTCATGAAATAAAAACTCCAATAGCAGCTAGTAAGTTAGTTATAGAAAATAATAAAAATGAACATACATTAAGTATTTTAGAAGAAATAGAAAAAGTAGAAGGTTTTATAGAACAAGCTCTTTATTATTCAAAATCTAATGAAATAGAAATAGATTACATAATAAAAGAAACAGATTTAAGAAAGTGTATAAATAACACTATTAAAAGAAATAAAAACTTAATTAGGGAAAAGAAGATCTGTATAGATATACAAGATTTTAGAGAGATAGTTTATTGTGATGCAAAATGGATGGAGTTTATACTAAATCAAATTATAGTAAATGCCATAAAATACATAGGAGATAAAATTATAAATAAAAAGTTAGAAAAAGAACTTCCAAAAATATCTATATACACAAAGCTTAAAGACAATAGCCTAGAATTGTATATAAAAGACAATGGAATTGGAATTGATAAGAAGGATTTAAAAAAAGTTTTTAACAAAGGCTTTACAGGTATTAATGGAAGAAAACTAAAAAAATCAACAGGAATGAGACTTTATATATCAAAACGATTAGCCCAAAAAATGTATTTAGGATTAGATATATACTCTGTTGTTAATAAAGAAACTACTGTAAAAATAACTTTTCCAAAAAGTAATATGATTCAAATATAA
- a CDS encoding ABC transporter ATP-binding protein → MSTVLKVKNIEKYYGNKKNLTKAINNISFEVDKGEFIGIMGPSGSGKTTLLNCIATIDKVTTGNIQIEDKDITTLSRKNIEKFRREHLGFIFQEFNLLDTLTVYENISLALSILGVKGSEIDKRVKSVSSRLGISEILSKFPYEISGGQKQRVACARAIINEPSLILADEPTGSLDSKSARVLLENLSDLNESMNSTIMMVTHDAFTASYCKRILFIKDGKIFNELVRGSDDRKEFFKRIIEVVTLLGGDNNNVI, encoded by the coding sequence ATGAGTACAGTTCTTAAGGTTAAAAATATAGAAAAATATTATGGGAATAAGAAAAATCTAACAAAAGCTATTAACAATATTTCATTTGAAGTTGATAAGGGTGAGTTTATAGGGATTATGGGACCTAGTGGAAGTGGTAAAACTACACTTTTAAACTGTATAGCAACGATAGATAAAGTAACTACAGGAAACATACAAATTGAAGATAAAGATATAACAACTTTATCAAGAAAAAATATAGAAAAGTTTAGAAGAGAACACTTAGGATTTATATTTCAAGAGTTTAATCTACTAGATACTTTAACTGTATATGAAAATATATCCTTAGCATTATCTATACTAGGAGTAAAGGGATCAGAAATAGATAAAAGAGTAAAAAGTGTATCAAGTAGACTTGGAATATCAGAGATATTAAGTAAATTTCCATACGAAATATCAGGAGGGCAAAAGCAAAGAGTAGCTTGTGCAAGAGCTATAATAAATGAGCCGTCTTTGATTCTTGCAGATGAACCAACAGGGTCACTAGATTCAAAATCAGCAAGAGTTTTACTTGAAAATTTATCTGACCTAAATGAAAGTATGAATTCTACAATAATGATGGTAACTCATGATGCTTTTACAGCTAGTTATTGTAAAAGAATTTTATTTATAAAAGATGGAAAAATCTTTAATGAGTTAGTAAGAGGAAGTGATGATAGAAAAGAATTTTTCAAAAGAATTATAGAAGTTGTTACTCTTTTAGGAGGTGACAATAACAATGTTATTTAA
- a CDS encoding ABC transporter permease: MLFKLSKRNVQRSMKDYSIYFFTLVLGVCIFYIFNSVEAQTAMMDMTENQKKLMEVTTMIISIVSVFVSFILGFLIIYANNFIIKKRNREFGIYMTLGISRSKIAFMLFYETIIVGVMSLAVGLFVGVFLSQGLASVTAKLFSVDMKKYQFIFSKEACIKTIIYFSIMFFITMILNFVVVSRYKLINLINSQRKNEKLKGTNLILSVALFIISIVCLGFAYKLILENALVDITDNNFKLSILLGVVGTVLFFRSLAGFLIKLVQNDKNLYLKNLNTFTLRQLNSKINTNYISMSIICLMLFISIGMYSSAIGLKNAMEKSAESQTPYDATFIETYNPQEKTNYNNEKLSEILKKLDLNVNDYSKEYLDYNFYKSPIKFIKMFENTSDDFLSKQLKVTMDHNIPIIKLSDYNKLNKMAGKKPINLKDKEVLFVTNSSTMENPIKDYIKNNKSIKIGNDEFKINENYQNQSLENDLAKDNFITFVVEDKYADKYDISQKCLSFNYVGDKKDTENNLTKNLEKSKNKQIQYQKDNGSILIFISKQMVLEINMSNAAMFLYIGLYIGIIFLISSAAVLALNQLSGATESLGRYEILKKLGVSSKMINKSIFIQVFIYFSLPIALALVHSYFGIKVANNVIKIFGDYDTVGTNVVAVVSICVIYAIYFFGTCKGYRRIVNK, encoded by the coding sequence ATGTTATTTAAGCTTTCCAAAAGAAATGTTCAAAGAAGTATGAAAGATTATAGTATTTACTTTTTTACACTTGTTCTAGGAGTTTGTATATTTTATATATTCAACTCAGTAGAAGCTCAAACAGCTATGATGGATATGACAGAAAATCAAAAAAAGCTAATGGAAGTTACAACTATGATAATTTCAATAGTATCAGTTTTTGTGTCTTTCATATTAGGTTTTTTAATAATATATGCAAATAACTTTATAATTAAAAAAAGAAATAGAGAATTTGGTATATATATGACACTAGGTATTAGTAGAAGTAAAATTGCTTTTATGCTATTTTATGAAACTATAATAGTTGGGGTTATGTCTTTAGCAGTAGGACTATTTGTAGGTGTATTTTTATCTCAAGGACTAGCTTCAGTTACTGCAAAATTATTTTCAGTGGATATGAAAAAATATCAATTTATATTTTCAAAGGAAGCTTGTATAAAAACAATAATATATTTTAGTATAATGTTTTTTATAACTATGATTCTAAATTTTGTAGTAGTTTCAAGATATAAACTTATAAATTTAATAAATAGTCAAAGAAAAAATGAAAAGTTAAAAGGCACAAATTTAATATTATCTGTAGCACTATTTATAATATCTATAGTTTGTTTAGGATTTGCATATAAATTAATTTTAGAAAATGCTCTTGTAGACATAACAGATAATAATTTTAAACTATCTATACTTTTAGGCGTTGTAGGAACAGTATTATTTTTTAGATCTTTGGCAGGATTTTTAATAAAATTAGTTCAAAATGATAAAAACTTATATCTAAAAAATCTTAACACTTTCACTTTAAGACAATTAAACAGTAAAATTAATACAAACTATATATCAATGAGTATTATATGTTTAATGTTATTTATATCAATTGGGATGTATTCTTCAGCAATAGGACTAAAAAATGCCATGGAAAAATCAGCAGAGTCTCAAACCCCATATGATGCAACTTTTATAGAAACGTACAATCCTCAAGAAAAAACAAACTATAACAATGAAAAATTAAGTGAAATACTTAAAAAGTTAGATTTAAATGTAAATGATTATTCAAAAGAATATTTAGATTATAATTTTTACAAATCTCCTATAAAGTTTATTAAAATGTTTGAAAATACTTCAGATGATTTTTTATCTAAGCAATTAAAAGTTACGATGGATCATAATATTCCTATTATAAAACTATCAGATTATAATAAGCTAAATAAAATGGCAGGTAAAAAACCAATAAATTTAAAAGATAAAGAAGTACTTTTTGTTACAAATTCATCTACTATGGAGAACCCAATAAAAGATTATATAAAAAATAATAAAAGTATAAAAATAGGAAATGATGAATTTAAAATAAATGAAAACTATCAAAATCAATCTTTAGAAAATGATTTAGCAAAAGATAATTTTATAACATTTGTAGTTGAAGACAAATATGCAGATAAATATGATATAAGTCAAAAGTGTTTAAGTTTTAATTATGTAGGAGATAAAAAAGATACAGAAAATAATCTAACTAAAAATCTTGAAAAAAGTAAAAATAAACAAATTCAATATCAAAAAGACAATGGTTCAATCTTAATATTTATAAGTAAACAAATGGTTTTAGAAATTAATATGTCTAATGCAGCTATGTTTTTATACATTGGTTTATATATAGGGATAATATTCTTAATATCTAGTGCAGCAGTACTTGCACTTAACCAATTATCAGGAGCAACAGAAAGTTTAGGAAGATATGAAATACTTAAAAAACTTGGAGTAAGCTCAAAAATGATAAACAAATCAATTTTTATACAAGTATTTATATATTTCTCACTTCCAATAGCCTTAGCCTTAGTTCATAGTTATTTTGGAATAAAGGTAGCAAATAACGTAATTAAAATATTTGGAGACTATGATACAGTAGGAACTAATGTGGTTGCAGTAGTGAGTATATGTGTAATTTATGCTATATACTTCTTTGGAACATGTAAAGGATATAGGAGAATTGTAAATAAGTAA